A stretch of Aedes aegypti strain LVP_AGWG chromosome 2, AaegL5.0 Primary Assembly, whole genome shotgun sequence DNA encodes these proteins:
- the LOC5570430 gene encoding uncharacterized protein LOC5570430 isoform X3, translated as MEESHHRSIMDHLDIGSGGHHLQEDLSKGVLRTIHNVENGTLHFITIPPASNSREQEYIESSLLGADLLSSHLPNGMLVDYISNPGPSTPSGQYHQQSASLLDHHNGIQTYTAEDLQTLVDASSLQTSENDRKLFLQFVNKPTTQLSHEAPVIVTNPKDMSSLNSLTEHDKLTQSTHSQSLASVNHMAVPASANSFIHYHHQDQLLSTTHSNVANLNNTQPSLVQATQQQQPNQQLLSSIHPLLQNDCTPAKLFHVSSSSPASTTISINTTASQNQCITIPPLAPIRRVESPKRYITYQMAPSEQTSTLVRTSSEIMSTESFLSREDLIECDSRSDEDEDQESAVTNASTNSFVTNYLPHKKRLAKKLGDPKSTNPPDQFLRNSVISSEHQSLSNTCIAKEPLKQFACQLCSVSFDDQLEFFTHLKGHYEPLAENLSNESKNNDPKKKPKLPRVKHTKKLKNDKSSRAIPEDESREPSYQSNPKTFVSQRVSNTDTESVYQQPAQLSSVVTINHQQHSVLTTACGTDPEAAGEFSETEDMLEGIRTVVQKVQDAVDTDTNDGLGLHSVERIKILSSGNTVDDKAWFQSQQQQVVPVTTDIGKQIQFNNEVDAQEIHINSGNDNFVLFINKGDFQDQDILKDANHQQDTAEHHQPTNRQSSNPSILSHALSSSHDPSTSYIMDTESSLQQATIGECDMNSIQILSLGTNDIENHEIAKLVDFNLTTPPHMNVLTGAKLLKDHHKNSLENSNDVEFSDCELEEYYPSENDDVGEDDVSEDHDELVADGQQYERVEQIYDVSVITSSSAPPGKKKGRKKANGNEADETINEDGTKKASKKYPCEEPDCDKVFNSKTAVRYHELQHKNERPFHCTECPKNFFTSSALKVHERLHSGEKPYKCEECGRAFRQWGDMKYHQASIHSNEKTHQCEFCGKKFARRYSLVLHRKIHLNEKNHVCDICNKAFRASSYLQSHRMIHTGEKPHSCTFCQKKFRCGGDMKRHLKTHDRNKTASNSHKTAVHSLEEQPVKVSPKTIAAIAKTCKKRTTNIIDLTKIKTEGGSKTWTKQTPVVTVLSKDINHAVGGSGSRISSSSASSGQLVYLTQAAGDQFRKPEETVLVTDITRW; from the exons ATGGAGGAGTCGCATCACCGCAGCATAATGGACCACCTAGACATAGGATCCGGCGGGCATCATTTGCAGGAAGACTTGTCCAAAGGAGTACTACGAACGATTCATAACGTTGAGAATGGAACGCTGCATTTCATCACCATACCCCCAGCATCGAATAGCCGCGAGCAGGAATACATTGAGAGTTCCTTGCTGGGAGCCGATTTGCTGTCCAGCCACCTTCCCAACGGGATGCTAGTGGACTACATCAGCAACCCGGGACCATCAACCCCCAGCGGTCAATATCATCAGCAAAGTGCCAGCTTGCTGGATCACCACAACGGCATTCAAACATATACGGCCGAAGACCTCCAAACGTTGGTAGATGCCAGTAGCTTGCAAACTTCGGAAAACGATAGGAAATTGTTCCTGCAGTTTGTTAACAAACCAACTACACAGTTATCTCACGAGGCACCCGTGATTGTAACAAACCCAAAG gatatgTCTTCCCTAAATTCATTGACTGAACACGACAAACTGACCCAATCGACACACTCGCAGAGTCTGGCTAGCGTTAATCACATGGCTGTTCCTGCGTCAGCAAACAGCTTTATCCACTACCATCATCAGGACCAGCTTCTCAGTACTACGCATTCAAATGTAGCTAATCTCAATAACACG CAACCATCACTCGTACAAGCGACACAACAGCAACAACCGAACCAACAGCTCTTATCATCCATCCATCCTTTGCTGCAGAACGATTGCACCCCGGCCAAGTTGTTCCATGTGTCTTCGTCAAGTCCAGCCAGCACAACCATATCTATCAACACTACCGCGAGCCAGAAC CAGTGCATTACAATACCACCACTGGCCCCTATCAGGCGTGTGGAATCTCCAAAACGCTATATCACCTACCAAATGGCCCCATCAGAACAAACCTCCACCCTGGTGAGAACATCCTCAGAGATCATGTCCACGGAAAGCTTCCTTTCACGAGAAGACCTGATTGAATGCGATTCCCGTTCCGATGAGGATGAAGATCAGGAATCTGCTGTGACTAATGCGTCCACCAACAGCTTCGTGACCAACTACCTTCCTCACAAGAAGCGTCTGGCGAAAAAACTAGGCGACCCCAAAAGTACAAACCCTCCGGAtcaattccttagaaattcagTTATTTCTAGTGAGCATCAAAGCTTGTCAAACACTTGCATCGCTAAAGAGCCCCTCAAGCAATTCGCATGTCAACTCTGCAGTGTTTCGTTCGATGATCAATTGGAATTTTTCACTCATTTGAAGGGACATTACGAGCCATTGGCAGAAAATCTCAGCAATGAAAGCAAAAATAACGACCCCAAAAAGAAACCAAAGCTTCCTCGTGTAAAGCACACCAAGAAATTAAAGAACGACAAATCCTCCAGAGCGATTCCGGAGGACGAATCACGAGAGCCTTCATATCAATCTAATCCCAAGACTTTCGTTTCACAAAGAGTCAGCAATACAGACACCGAATCGGTTTATCAGCAACCGGCTCAGTTGAGCTCGGTAGTAACTATCAACCATCAGCAGCATTCTGTATTGACGACAGCCTGCGGCACCGATCCGGAGGCAGCCGGGGAGTTCAGCGAAACCGAAGACATGTTGGAAGGTATCAGAACTGTGGTACAGAAAGTTCAGGACGCAGTCGACACGGACACCAATGACGGTCTGGGTTTGCACTCTGTGGAACGCATTAAGATTCTATCGAGTGGCAACACTGTGGACGATAAAGCTTGGTTCCAATCTCAACAACAACAGGTAGTGCCAGTAACGACGGATATCGGTAAGCAGATTCAATTCAACAACGAAGTCGACGCTCAAGAGATCCATATCAACTCTGGCAATGACAACTTTGTGCTGTTTATCAACAAGGGCGACTTTCAGGATCAAG ATATTTTGAAAGATGCCAACCATCAACAAGACACAGCCGAGCATCACCAACCTACCAATCGGCAGTCCTCGAACCCTTCGATTCTATCTCACGCATTGTCTTCGAGCCATGATCCATCGACGTCCTACATTATGGACACTGAATCATCCCTGCAGCAAGCCACCATAGGGGAATGTGATATGAACAGTATTCAAATTCTCAGTCTCGGTACGAACGACATTGAGAACCACGAGATAGCCAAGCTTGTGGATTTCAACCTTACTACGCCACCGCACATGAACGTACTAACTGGTGCCAAACTTCTGAAAGATCATCATAAAAACAGCCTGGAGAATAGCAACGATGTGGAGTTTAGCGATTGTGAACTTGAAGAATATTACCCATCGGAGAATGACGATGTCGGAGAGGACGATGTTAGCGAAGATCACGACGAATTAGTAGCTGATGGCCAGCAGTATGAACGGGTGGAGCAGATTTACGATGTAAGTGTAATTACGTCTTCGTCAGCTCCACCAGGGAAAAAGAAAGGTCGTAAAAAAGCAAATGGAAATGAAGCAGATGAAACTATCAACGAAGATGGAACGAAAAAGGCTAGCAAAAAGTATCCTTGTGAAGAACCGGACTGTGATAAGGTGTTCAATTCGAAAACGGCGGTTCGATACCATGAACTGCAGCATAAAAATGAACGGCCTTTCCATTGTACCGAGTGCCCTAAGAATTTCTTCACTTCTAGTGCTTTGAAAGTGCACGAACGGTTACATTCTGGCGAGAAGCCTTACAAGTGCGAAGAATGTGGTCGAGCTTTCCGCCAGTGGGGTGACATGAAGTACCATCAAGCCTCCATCCACTCGAACGAGAAAACGCACCAATGCGAGTTTTGTGGGAAGAAATTTGCCCGAAGATATTCGTTAGTACTGCACAGGAAAATACATCTGAACGAGAAGAATCACGTTTGCGATATTTGCAACAAAGCATTCCGAGCAAGCTCATATCTTCAATCTCATCGAATGATACATACCGGAGAAAAGCCGCACTCGTGTACGTTCTGCCAGAAAAAGTTCCGTTGCGGTGGTGACATGAAGCGACATCTCAAGACACACGATCGGAACAAAACGGCTTCAAACAGTCACAAGACTGCAGTACACTCACTTGAGGAACAGCCTGTCAAAGTTAGTCCTAAGACTATTGCTGCCATCGCCAAAACATGTAAAAAGCGAACTACGAATATCATTGACCTGACTAAAATCAAAACCGAAGGTGGAAGCAAGACTTGGACAAAGCAAACACCTGTCGTAACGGTGCTCTCGAAGGATATCAATCACGCTGTAGGAGGGTCAGGCAGCAGGATCAGCAGCTCTAGTGCCTCTTCCGGTCAACTGGTTTATCTCACGCAGGCCGCTGGGGATCAGTTTCGAAAGCCTGAAGAAACCGTTTTAGTAACGGACATTACACGATGGTAG
- the LOC5570430 gene encoding uncharacterized protein LOC5570430 isoform X2 translates to MEESHHRSIMDHLDIGSGGHHLQEDLSKGVLRTIHNVENGTLHFITIPPASNSREQEYIESSLLGADLLSSHLPNGMLVDYISNPGPSTPSGQYHQQSASLLDHHNGIQTYTAEDLQTLVDASSLQTSENDRKLFLQFVNKPTTQLSHEAPVIVTNPKDMSSLNSLTEHDKLTQSTHSQSLASVNHMAVPASANSFIHYHHQDQLLSTTHSNVANLNNTVNVLNSHHGTHHHSHQQQHHPHHHHQHSHQIIQNTTQLQQQPSLVQATQQQQPNQQLLSSIHPLLQNDCTPAKLFHVSSSSPASTTISINTTASQNCITIPPLAPIRRVESPKRYITYQMAPSEQTSTLVRTSSEIMSTESFLSREDLIECDSRSDEDEDQESAVTNASTNSFVTNYLPHKKRLAKKLGDPKSTNPPDQFLRNSVISSEHQSLSNTCIAKEPLKQFACQLCSVSFDDQLEFFTHLKGHYEPLAENLSNESKNNDPKKKPKLPRVKHTKKLKNDKSSRAIPEDESREPSYQSNPKTFVSQRVSNTDTESVYQQPAQLSSVVTINHQQHSVLTTACGTDPEAAGEFSETEDMLEGIRTVVQKVQDAVDTDTNDGLGLHSVERIKILSSGNTVDDKAWFQSQQQQVVPVTTDIGKQIQFNNEVDAQEIHINSGNDNFVLFINKGDFQDQDILKDANHQQDTAEHHQPTNRQSSNPSILSHALSSSHDPSTSYIMDTESSLQQATIGECDMNSIQILSLGTNDIENHEIAKLVDFNLTTPPHMNVLTGAKLLKDHHKNSLENSNDVEFSDCELEEYYPSENDDVGEDDVSEDHDELVADGQQYERVEQIYDVSVITSSSAPPGKKKGRKKANGNEADETINEDGTKKASKKYPCEEPDCDKVFNSKTAVRYHELQHKNERPFHCTECPKNFFTSSALKVHERLHSGEKPYKCEECGRAFRQWGDMKYHQASIHSNEKTHQCEFCGKKFARRYSLVLHRKIHLNEKNHVCDICNKAFRASSYLQSHRMIHTGEKPHSCTFCQKKFRCGGDMKRHLKTHDRNKTASNSHKTAVHSLEEQPVKVSPKTIAAIAKTCKKRTTNIIDLTKIKTEGGSKTWTKQTPVVTVLSKDINHAVGGSGSRISSSSASSGQLVYLTQAAGDQFRKPEETVLVTDITRW, encoded by the exons ATGGAGGAGTCGCATCACCGCAGCATAATGGACCACCTAGACATAGGATCCGGCGGGCATCATTTGCAGGAAGACTTGTCCAAAGGAGTACTACGAACGATTCATAACGTTGAGAATGGAACGCTGCATTTCATCACCATACCCCCAGCATCGAATAGCCGCGAGCAGGAATACATTGAGAGTTCCTTGCTGGGAGCCGATTTGCTGTCCAGCCACCTTCCCAACGGGATGCTAGTGGACTACATCAGCAACCCGGGACCATCAACCCCCAGCGGTCAATATCATCAGCAAAGTGCCAGCTTGCTGGATCACCACAACGGCATTCAAACATATACGGCCGAAGACCTCCAAACGTTGGTAGATGCCAGTAGCTTGCAAACTTCGGAAAACGATAGGAAATTGTTCCTGCAGTTTGTTAACAAACCAACTACACAGTTATCTCACGAGGCACCCGTGATTGTAACAAACCCAAAG gatatgTCTTCCCTAAATTCATTGACTGAACACGACAAACTGACCCAATCGACACACTCGCAGAGTCTGGCTAGCGTTAATCACATGGCTGTTCCTGCGTCAGCAAACAGCTTTATCCACTACCATCATCAGGACCAGCTTCTCAGTACTACGCATTCAAATGTAGCTAATCTCAATAACACGGTAAATGTGTTGAATAGCCACCATGGAACGCATCATCACTCTCATCAACAGCAACATCATCCCCATCACCATCATCAGCACTCTCATCAAATAATTCAGAATACCACACAACTTCAGCAGCAACCATCACTCGTACAAGCGACACAACAGCAACAACCGAACCAACAGCTCTTATCATCCATCCATCCTTTGCTGCAGAACGATTGCACCCCGGCCAAGTTGTTCCATGTGTCTTCGTCAAGTCCAGCCAGCACAACCATATCTATCAACACTACCGCGAGCCAGAAC TGCATTACAATACCACCACTGGCCCCTATCAGGCGTGTGGAATCTCCAAAACGCTATATCACCTACCAAATGGCCCCATCAGAACAAACCTCCACCCTGGTGAGAACATCCTCAGAGATCATGTCCACGGAAAGCTTCCTTTCACGAGAAGACCTGATTGAATGCGATTCCCGTTCCGATGAGGATGAAGATCAGGAATCTGCTGTGACTAATGCGTCCACCAACAGCTTCGTGACCAACTACCTTCCTCACAAGAAGCGTCTGGCGAAAAAACTAGGCGACCCCAAAAGTACAAACCCTCCGGAtcaattccttagaaattcagTTATTTCTAGTGAGCATCAAAGCTTGTCAAACACTTGCATCGCTAAAGAGCCCCTCAAGCAATTCGCATGTCAACTCTGCAGTGTTTCGTTCGATGATCAATTGGAATTTTTCACTCATTTGAAGGGACATTACGAGCCATTGGCAGAAAATCTCAGCAATGAAAGCAAAAATAACGACCCCAAAAAGAAACCAAAGCTTCCTCGTGTAAAGCACACCAAGAAATTAAAGAACGACAAATCCTCCAGAGCGATTCCGGAGGACGAATCACGAGAGCCTTCATATCAATCTAATCCCAAGACTTTCGTTTCACAAAGAGTCAGCAATACAGACACCGAATCGGTTTATCAGCAACCGGCTCAGTTGAGCTCGGTAGTAACTATCAACCATCAGCAGCATTCTGTATTGACGACAGCCTGCGGCACCGATCCGGAGGCAGCCGGGGAGTTCAGCGAAACCGAAGACATGTTGGAAGGTATCAGAACTGTGGTACAGAAAGTTCAGGACGCAGTCGACACGGACACCAATGACGGTCTGGGTTTGCACTCTGTGGAACGCATTAAGATTCTATCGAGTGGCAACACTGTGGACGATAAAGCTTGGTTCCAATCTCAACAACAACAGGTAGTGCCAGTAACGACGGATATCGGTAAGCAGATTCAATTCAACAACGAAGTCGACGCTCAAGAGATCCATATCAACTCTGGCAATGACAACTTTGTGCTGTTTATCAACAAGGGCGACTTTCAGGATCAAG ATATTTTGAAAGATGCCAACCATCAACAAGACACAGCCGAGCATCACCAACCTACCAATCGGCAGTCCTCGAACCCTTCGATTCTATCTCACGCATTGTCTTCGAGCCATGATCCATCGACGTCCTACATTATGGACACTGAATCATCCCTGCAGCAAGCCACCATAGGGGAATGTGATATGAACAGTATTCAAATTCTCAGTCTCGGTACGAACGACATTGAGAACCACGAGATAGCCAAGCTTGTGGATTTCAACCTTACTACGCCACCGCACATGAACGTACTAACTGGTGCCAAACTTCTGAAAGATCATCATAAAAACAGCCTGGAGAATAGCAACGATGTGGAGTTTAGCGATTGTGAACTTGAAGAATATTACCCATCGGAGAATGACGATGTCGGAGAGGACGATGTTAGCGAAGATCACGACGAATTAGTAGCTGATGGCCAGCAGTATGAACGGGTGGAGCAGATTTACGATGTAAGTGTAATTACGTCTTCGTCAGCTCCACCAGGGAAAAAGAAAGGTCGTAAAAAAGCAAATGGAAATGAAGCAGATGAAACTATCAACGAAGATGGAACGAAAAAGGCTAGCAAAAAGTATCCTTGTGAAGAACCGGACTGTGATAAGGTGTTCAATTCGAAAACGGCGGTTCGATACCATGAACTGCAGCATAAAAATGAACGGCCTTTCCATTGTACCGAGTGCCCTAAGAATTTCTTCACTTCTAGTGCTTTGAAAGTGCACGAACGGTTACATTCTGGCGAGAAGCCTTACAAGTGCGAAGAATGTGGTCGAGCTTTCCGCCAGTGGGGTGACATGAAGTACCATCAAGCCTCCATCCACTCGAACGAGAAAACGCACCAATGCGAGTTTTGTGGGAAGAAATTTGCCCGAAGATATTCGTTAGTACTGCACAGGAAAATACATCTGAACGAGAAGAATCACGTTTGCGATATTTGCAACAAAGCATTCCGAGCAAGCTCATATCTTCAATCTCATCGAATGATACATACCGGAGAAAAGCCGCACTCGTGTACGTTCTGCCAGAAAAAGTTCCGTTGCGGTGGTGACATGAAGCGACATCTCAAGACACACGATCGGAACAAAACGGCTTCAAACAGTCACAAGACTGCAGTACACTCACTTGAGGAACAGCCTGTCAAAGTTAGTCCTAAGACTATTGCTGCCATCGCCAAAACATGTAAAAAGCGAACTACGAATATCATTGACCTGACTAAAATCAAAACCGAAGGTGGAAGCAAGACTTGGACAAAGCAAACACCTGTCGTAACGGTGCTCTCGAAGGATATCAATCACGCTGTAGGAGGGTCAGGCAGCAGGATCAGCAGCTCTAGTGCCTCTTCCGGTCAACTGGTTTATCTCACGCAGGCCGCTGGGGATCAGTTTCGAAAGCCTGAAGAAACCGTTTTAGTAACGGACATTACACGATGGTAG